One genomic region from Clostridium saccharobutylicum DSM 13864 encodes:
- a CDS encoding aldo/keto reductase, protein MKNINIGNSGIEVSEIGLGCMRMANIGKNEAEKIIKTALDEGVNFFDHADIYGNGKSEEVFGNAINMNSSIRESIIIQTKCAIVPGKMYDFSKEHILNSVEGSLKRLKTDYLDALLLHRPDTLMEPEEVAEAFSKLYESGKVKQFGVSNHNPMQIELLNKYLNNKIVINQMQFSIMHTGMVDNGLNVNMKIEHSIDRDGSILEYCRLKDITIQAWSPFQYGFFEGTFLDNDKFPELNKKINEIAEKKGVTNTAIAAAWILRHPAKIQTIVGTMNPNRLKEICKASNVELTRQEWYEIYLAAGNKLP, encoded by the coding sequence ATGAAAAATATAAATATCGGAAATAGTGGAATTGAGGTTTCAGAAATTGGACTTGGATGCATGAGGATGGCAAACATCGGAAAAAATGAAGCAGAAAAAATAATTAAAACAGCATTAGATGAAGGTGTCAATTTTTTTGACCATGCTGACATATATGGAAATGGAAAATCAGAGGAAGTTTTTGGTAATGCAATTAATATGAACTCATCAATAAGAGAATCAATAATTATTCAAACAAAATGTGCTATAGTTCCAGGAAAAATGTATGATTTCTCAAAAGAACATATTTTAAATTCAGTAGAAGGAAGTTTGAAAAGATTAAAAACAGATTATTTAGATGCATTATTATTGCATCGTCCAGATACACTTATGGAACCAGAAGAAGTTGCAGAAGCTTTTTCTAAGTTATATGAAAGTGGAAAAGTAAAGCAGTTTGGAGTTAGCAATCATAATCCAATGCAAATTGAATTACTTAATAAATATTTAAACAATAAGATAGTAATTAATCAAATGCAATTTAGTATAATGCATACAGGAATGGTTGATAACGGATTGAATGTTAATATGAAAATAGAACATTCAATAGATAGAGATGGTAGTATATTAGAATATTGTCGCTTAAAGGACATAACAATTCAAGCATGGTCTCCATTTCAATATGGATTCTTTGAAGGAACATTTTTAGATAATGATAAATTCCCAGAATTAAATAAAAAAATTAATGAGATTGCTGAGAAAAAGGGAGTAACAAATACTGCAATAGCAGCTGCGTGGATTTTAAGACATCCGGCAAAAATCCAAACAATAGTTGGAACAATGAATCCTAATAGACTTAAAGAAATATGCAAGGCGTCAAATGTAGAATTAACAAGACAAGAGTGGTATGAAATATATTTAGCAGCAGGAAATAAGCTACCTTAA